CCTGGGAATGTTCCTCCCGACTAATGTTCCTGCTATTTCATAATACTCCTTTCCAACTTTAATCTCAACCTTCATGAGGTCGGTAAACTCTCCTCCGCCATCGCTTAAAGACTCGACCACCGAAATTCCCCTCTCATTCGCCATATGCACGGCGTTTATGTAGTTAACGGGTTCTCCCAAAACCGGATCAAGAAGCCCCTTAACAAAAGAAGCAGTGATAAGTGAGTATGGAAGCTTAGCCACATCTCCCATGTAAATGATGCGAATCTCATCAACGGGTCTCTTAATCCACTGACCGGCGAACTTCCCCATCTTTTCCGAAAGGTAAAGATAGGGCTTCAAGCAAGCATAAACTTCGGGAGGAACCGAGGGCATATTAACGGAGGATCTTACCGGTCCACCTTGAAGAGCCATCCAGACCTGCTCAACTACCTCAAGAGCGACTTTCTGTTGGGCTTCACAGGTTGCAGAGCCTATGTGAGGCGTAGCTATAACCTGTGGGAGCTTGATTAGAGACCAATCGATCGGTGGCTCTACCTCATGAACATCAAGAGCTGCTCCTGCTATATGACCCTCTGTTATTGCCTTGTAAAGTGCGCTTCCCTTAACTACCTTCCCTCTTGAACAATTTATAAGGTAAGCTCCTCTCTTCATCATCCTCAGTTCTCTCTCTCCTATCATGTATTTTGTCTCCTCGGTCAGAGGAACGTGAAGTGTCAAGATATCAACCTGGGCGAGAAGATCCTCAAGGGAAGGAAGAAGTCTAACATTGTATTTCTCAACATCCTCCTGCCTTATATACGGATCATAACCGAGAACTTTCATTCCAAAAGCATTAGCTCTTATAGCAACCTGTCTCCCTATCCTTCCAACACCAACTATTCCAAGAACCTTCCCATAAAGTTCAGTCCCCAAAAGCTCTCTTTTCGCCCATTTCTCACTTTTCATCAGAGAATCAGCCTTGGGA
The Synergistota bacterium genome window above contains:
- a CDS encoding phosphoglycerate dehydrogenase, with translation MYKIWITDDLDEVGIEWLREKGAEVEYNHPTPEELLEKVGKFDALIVRTATRVTEEVLSRGVPKLKVVGRAGVGVDNIDTDAATRYGVLVLNAPYGYRISTAELTLGLMLALIRHLPKADSLMKSEKWAKRELLGTELYGKVLGIVGVGRIGRQVAIRANAFGMKVLGYDPYIRQEDVEKYNVRLLPSLEDLLAQVDILTLHVPLTEETKYMIGERELRMMKRGAYLINCSRGKVVKGSALYKAITEGHIAGAALDVHEVEPPIDWSLIKLPQVIATPHIGSATCEAQQKVALEVVEQVWMALQGGPVRSSVNMPSVPPEVYACLKPYLYLSEKMGKFAGQWIKRPVDEIRIIYMGDVAKLPYSLITASFVKGLLDPVLGEPVNYINAVHMANERGISVVESLSDGGGEFTDLMKVEIKVGKEYYEIAGTLVGRNIPRIVEIDGFKVDVEPKGNIILTRHHDRPGMIGRIGMILGERNINIANMYVGRKERRGEAVMTLCVDEKVPPEVLEEIRSIDGFERVDFISL